Proteins encoded in a region of the Aptenodytes patagonicus chromosome Z, bAptPat1.pri.cur, whole genome shotgun sequence genome:
- the LOC143172685 gene encoding LOW QUALITY PROTEIN: riboflavin kinase-like (The sequence of the model RefSeq protein was modified relative to this genomic sequence to represent the inferred CDS: inserted 3 bases in 2 codons; deleted 1 base in 1 codon; substituted 1 base at 1 genomic stop codon): protein MGKSILGGRQXACQRVVRLENLNAPPGSSPPFGSAXRKVVESAARGRSAVRRVGSCWRPAPASRVRPFTRXPAAAMRHLPYFCRGEVVKGFGRGSRELGIPTANFSEQVVESFPSDISTGIYYGWACVGNGDVHKMVLSIGWNPFYKNIKKSVETHIIHTFKEDFYGQILSIVITGYIRPEKNFDSVEELISAIQEDIEEAKRQLDLPEHLKLKEDNFFHLPEGKIVNNH from the exons ATGGGCAAGTCCATTCTTGGGGGAAGAC CTGCCTGTCAGAGAGTTGTACGACTTGAAAACTTGAACGCTCCACCTGGTTCCTCCCCTCCTTTTGGTAGCGCCTAGCGCAAGGTGGTGGAGAGCGCTGCGCGCGGGCGG AGCGCGGTGCGTCGGGTGGGGAGCTGCTGGCGGCCCGCGCCGGCGTCGCGTGTCCGCCCGTTCACCCG CCCAGCGGCCGCCATGAGGCACCTGCCCTACTTCTGCCGCGGGGAGGTGGTGAAGGGCTTCGGCAGAGGCTCCAGGGAGCTGGGCATCCCCACCG CTAACTTTTCTGAACAAGTAGTTGAAAGCTTTCCATCTGATATCTCCACTGGTATATACTATGGATGGGCCTGTGTTGGAAATGGAGATGTGCATAAAATGGTTTTGAGCATAGGATGGAATCCTTTCTATAAGAATATTAAGAAATCAGTG gAAACGCACATTATCCACACCTTCAAAGAAGACTTTTATGGACAAATTCTTAGTATAGTCATAACTGGATATATTCGACCAGAAAAAAACTTTGATTCCGTAG AGGAGCTCATTTCAGCAATTCAGGAAGACATTGAAGAAGCAAAAAGACAGCTAGATTTACCAGAACATCTTAAACTCAAAGAAGATAACTTCTTTCATCTGCCAGAAGGCAAAATAGTGAACAACCACTGA